ATGGTTATCTTTGGAAAAAATTTATTCACACACGATCATGATAAAACGTCTTTCATTCAGCAGCCTGTTTTTAATAGGGTTATCAGCAGTGCTTTACGCTTCAAAAGTAGATACGGTCAATGTCTTCAGCCCCTCTATGCAAAAAGAAATCAAAACGGTGGTAATCATTCCCGATGCTTATTTGCAAGAAACGGAATTTCCGGTTCTTTATTTGTTACACGGTTACAGCGACAATTACGGTGGGTGGGTTAACAAAGTGCCTGCGGTGAAAGAGTTGGCCGATTGGCACAATATGATTATCGTTTGTCCCGATGGAGCTTACGGGAGCTGGTATTTCGACAGTCCCGTGGATCCTGCATTTAAGTTTGAAACTTTTGTATCGAAAGAATTGGTGGATTGGGTGGACAAGAACTACAAGACCGTCCGAAAACGCGAAGGACGCGCCATTACCGGATTAAGTATGGGTGGTCACGGCGGATTGTACCTGGGATTTCGCCATCAGGATGTCTACGGTGCTTGCGGAAGTATGAGTGGTGGAGTAGATATTCGTCCTTTTCCCAACAACTGGGATCTGGCAAAACGGTTAGGCACGCAACGTGAAAACCCCGATAACTGGGAGAAGAACACCGTAATGAATCAGTTGCATTTGCTTACGCCCAACTCCTCCAGAATAATAATCGATTGCGGTTCCGGTGATTTCTTTTACGAAGTAAACGTCAGGTTACATCAGGAACTTCTTTACCGGAATATACCCCACGATTTTATCTCGCGCCCCGGTGTACATAACTGGGAATATTGGGCAAACGCCATTAAATACCAGGCGTTGTTTTTCAACGATTATTTTGATGCGGGGAAGGCATCATCTTCTCCATCTGCGAATACGCATCGTGGAAGAAGATGAGCGTCGCATTTTGGGCCTTAGCCTCGTCCAGAAAACGTTTTTTCTCTTCCATGGCCAGTGCGGCGTTATTGTCGTAGGCCGATAACCAGCTTAGCGGCAGATGTGCCGAAGTAGGGACAACATCTGCGGGGAAAACGATTTTTTCTCCCTCATTTTCGAAAAAGAGGACTATCTGTCCGGGTGTATGTCCATCGTAGAGCTTGAGGGTTACGTTTTCACAGAGCGGTTGTTCCGATTCTGTCAGCCGGAGTTGTCCTGCCTCGAAGACAGGTTCAATGTTTTCCTGGAAAAACGAAGCCGCTTCGTAAAGCATCGGTTTTCTGTAATTATCCCATTGCGCCCGACTCAGCCAGTAAGTGGCCCGGGGAAAAGCAGGGACAACCTCCTGTTTCCCGTTAAAAACCGTTCCTCCGCCGCAGTGATCAAAATGGAGGTGGGTAAGTACAACATCGGTTACTTCGTCAGGCGAATAGCCGATTTTTCCGATTTCTGCCCTCAGGTCTTTCAAATTGTGCGGCTGGTAGAACTTCAGCTTGTTCAATTGCTTGTCGCCAGCCCCACAATCTACCAGTATTTTATGTCGGTCGGTTTCAATGAAGAGGCATCGCATTGCCATCAGGCACATGTTGTTATGGTTGCTTGGATACCGTTTGTGCCAGTATTTTTTGGGTATGGGCCCAAACATGGCACCGCCATCTGCCCAGAAATAACCTGTCTCAATTATGTGGAAATTTGCCATTTTCGTAGTACTTTTGTGCAAAAGTAAAAAGAAAAGTGTAATGGCTATCTACACAGGATCAAATAAACATCTTGGCGGAACGGAAACTGTCACCCGGAAACAGACCGTCTTTTACGGACTGGTTCAAAAAAACGTTTTGGTCACCGGTGCAAACGGACAACTGGGACAAGAACTGAAACAACTGGCAGAAAAAACAAATTCCCCCTTTCGGTTTATCTATACCGACGCAGATGTGCTGGATATTACCGATGCGGGGCAAGTACAGCACTTTGTATCGGAATACTCCATTGAGTACGTCATCAACTGTGCAGCCTATACGGCTGTGGATAAGGCTGAAGCCGATGAGGAAGTGGCGTACAGGATCAATTGCACCGGTGCGGAAAACCTGGCCAGGTCGGGTGCAAAAATAATTCATATCTCTACTGATTATGTGTTCGACGGCACGGCCAGTACTCCCTATAAAGAGGATGCCTCCACGAATCCGTTGTCGGTTTACGGAAAATCGAAACTGAAGGGCGAAGAGGCGATTTGGGAGTTTGCCGAAGAGTGGATAATTATCCGTACTTCGTGGCTCTATTCCGAATTTGGAAACAATTTCGTGAAGACAATGCTCCGCCTCATGAATGAGCGCGATAAGCTAAACGTCGTTGCCGACCAATACGGAACACCTACCTACGCCGCCGACCTGGCAGAGATGATTCTGGTCATCCTTGAATGTGAGGAGTGGAAATCGGGCGTTTATCATTTTTCCAACCTGGGGGAAACCACCTGGTTCAAATTTGCAGAAAAAATAAAAGAGTTGGCTGCCGTAGGCCGTTGCCGGTTAGATCCCGTTCCTGCCTGCGAATACAAAACAGCCGCTGTACGGCCAATGTACAGCGTATTGGATAAATCAAAAATTCAATCGGCTTTCCGTGTCGTTATTCCGCAATGGGAGAACGGGCTGGAGAGATGCATTGAAAAGCTTACAAATAGATGACATTACAACAAGAGATTCAACGCCGGCGAACGTTTGCCATCATCAGCCATCCCGACGCGGGAAAAACCACATTAACGGAGAAACTGTTGCTTTTTGGCGGGGCCATACACGTGGCGGGAGCTGTAAAATCAAACAAGATAAAAAAAACCGCCACATCCGACTGGATGGAGATCGAAAGGCAACGCGGGATTTCCGTAGCTACTTCCGTGATGGGGTTTGAGTACGGCAATTATAAAATCAATATTCTCGATACACCCGGGCACCAGGATTTCGCAGAAGACACCTATCGTACACTGACAGCTGTGGACAGCGTAATTGTGGTGGTAGATATTGCCAAGGGTGTGGAAGCACAAACCCGCAAGCTGATGGAGGTGTGCCGTATGCGCCATACGCCGGTGATGATCTTTGTGAACAAGCTGGACCGTGAGGGAAAAGATCCGTTCGAGATCCTGGATGAACTGGAAGAAGAGCTCCAGGTAGCGGTACGGCCACTGAGCTGGCCGATCGATATGGGTGAACGTTTCAAAGGAGTGTATAACCTCTATCAGAACAGCCTCGACTTGTATCAACCGAGTAAACAGATCGTTACGGAATCCGTGCACTTGAATATTCAATCGCCGGAAGTAGAGAGGCATATCGGGGCAAAGCTTTCGGAAAAGCTGCGAAGCGATGTGGAGCTTATATCGGAGGTGTATCCCGGATTTAACCGGGAAGAGTACCTTGCCGGAAAACTGGCGCCTGTCTTCTTTGGTTCGGCACTCAACAATTTCGGGGTAAAAGAGTTGCTCGATTGTTTTGTGGCGATTGCTCCGTCACCGCGGGCCGTACAGACCGAAGAGCGTGTGGTGGACCCCTACGAAGAGTCCTTTTCCGGATTTGTCTTTAAGATACATGCCAATATGGATCCCAATCACCGGTCGTGCATAGCTTTTGTGAAGGTCTGTTCGGGCAGGTTCGAACGCAACGTCAATTACAAGCATGTGCGGTATAGCCGGTTAATGAAGTTTTCTTCGCCCACGGCCTTCATGGCTCAGAAAAAAGAGATTCTGGACGAAGCTTTTGCAGGAGATATCGTGGGCTTGCCCGACAACGGAAACTTTAAAATTGGCGACACCCTCACTGCTGGAGAGGACCTTCATTTTAAGGGATTACCCAGCTTCTCGCCGGAGATGTTCAAGTACATCGAAAATGCCGACCCGATGAAGTCGAAACAACTGCAGAAAGGGGTGGAGCAACTGATGGACGAAGGGGTGGCACAGCTTTTCACCAACCAGTTTAACGGCCGCAAAATCATCGGAACCGTCGGACAGCTTCAGTTTGAAGTAATCCAATACCGCCTTTTGCACGAATACGGTGCGCAATGCCGTTGGGAACCCATTAACCTTTATAAAGCGTGCTGGATAGAAAGTGACGATGCGGCGCAACTGGAAGATTTCAAAAAGCGTAAATATCAGTACATGGCTAAAGATAAAGAGGGTAGGGATGTGTTTCTGGCCGAATCAAACTATCTGTTAATGATGGCGCAGCAAGACTTTAAAAACATTGCCTTCCATTTCAATTCCGAGTTCTGACGAACATTTTCAGGATTCATCCGCTATTCCGTAATGCCCATGCTTTTCATCAGAAAAGAGGCATTCATGGTCCGGGCAATTCCCTGCTGAAGCTTGTAATCGAAAGAGAGGAGGTCGTTTTCAATTTTTGCGTCGAAGTGAAAGTTTGCGATCTCTTGCGGGTATTCATTCTCCAGTTCTCCCAACGTTAAATCGTGTGTGGCAATGATGCCGTTTCCGCCTAACTTCACCAACCGTTTCATGAGTTGGGAAGAACCCTTTTGCTTGTCGTGAGAGTTCGTGCCTTTCAGTATCTCGTCCAGGATAATGAACAGGTCGTGTTCTCCCGACTCCAACCGTTCGATAATCATTTTCAGCCGTTTGAGCTCGGCGAAAAAATAGGATTCGTTGTTTACCAGAGAATCGGCTGTGCGCAGGTTTGTCAATAACTGGCCCGGACGATAACTCATGGATTCGGCACAAACGGGCAGGCCGGCCCCTGCCAGCACGTAATTTACACCGACAGTACGCAAATAAGTACTTTTCCCGGCCATATTGGCTCCGGTAACAATCATGAAAAACGGTTTCCGGAAAACGTTGATATCGTTCTTTACGCATTTACGGCGCGGAAGGAGCGGATGCCCCAGTTTTCTTGCCCGGAAAGGGAGTGATTCCTCAAACGTGGGAAACACATAATCGGGGTTGTTTGCGGCAAACGTGCCCATGGACACTAGCGCATCAACCTGTGCCAGTGTAGAGAACCATTTTTCGATTTCCACAGCATGGCGTTGCATCCATTGTTCTATCTTCAGGGCGTAAACAACATTCCACAAAAAAAGAGGATTCAGGAGAAGAAAAACGGGTACGGCAAAAGCCAGATCAAGGTTCCGGCTGTATTGTGCCAGTTGCTTAATGGCAGCTGACGCACTTTGCCGTTCGTTCTTTATCGACTGTTGCAGCGACTGTAACTGTACACTTTCGAAGCTGGTCGTTTCCATCAATTTTAACAGGTCGGCATACGATTCCAGCACTTTTGCCTTGTTATCGAATAAAGACCGGATCTGCTTCACCTTCTTCATGGGGATAACCGAAACCAACAATGTTGTAAAATACAACAAGGTGATTGCCGCTCCGCTTGTCAGTCCGGCCAGCGCCAGTGCAATGGCCAGTACGTATAAAGCAGGAACAACCCAGGTGGCAATTTTCCATAATGAAGGCCGGGGAAACAGTTCCTGTTTCCTACAAAGCTGTTTGATGGAACGATTATCGAATAATTTATCGTCCGATAACATCCCAATTGTCCTGAAGCTGAGGCAGAAATCTTCTTTCTCCGAAAGCTCTTTTACAGCAAGCTGCCTTATGCGGATTTCTTCGCTGTCCTTAAGCGGACTTCCTACTATCCCGGCAAGAGCTTCTTTCCCCATGGCAAGGCTGGTTCGGTTGAGCATTTGAAAAACAGACCTTTCCCCAAAAATATCTAAATCAAAGCTGAAGCTGTGAGCAGGATCCACATGCTCCGGTGCGCCGTCGAAAGGCGAGAAATCGTATACAAAGGCCTGGAGTTCGTTCCCGGCTATCCGGGCCAGCGCTTCTGATTTGGCTTTTTTAAACAGTAAATTCTTATGCCTGGCCAGCAGGGCCAAGAAACAAACTCCGGTTACCGCGGCAAAGAGAACAGCCAGCAAAGTATTTTGATGAAAAAAATAGGTAAGCGCTGAACCGGTCAAAAAGACGAAGAATCGTAAAAGACTGTTCGCATTGAGTTCTTTCTTGTACCTGGCAGCAGCATTGAGCTGATTTTCGGCAAGCTCCCGGTACTTGGCTATTCTTTCGGTAACAGGCATTAATTGGCGTTTTGTTCAGTTGAGTTGGCCAGATGGACGGTCATTTGACGGAAAGGGATCACCAGGCCGCGCGCATTGATCTCTTTGTATACCTCCTCATTCAGGTCGTGGGTAACATTCCAGAAGTCGTTTAAATTCACCCAGGCCCTCAGGGAGAAATCGATAGAATCTTCGTTCATTTTGGTCATCCGGGCAAACGGCTCGGGATCTTTCAACACCAACGGATGCCTGTTGGCAATATCCAGCAGCATTTTTTTTACTACATCCACATCGGTTCCGTATTCAATGCTCGCTGTAATTTCTACCCGCCGGGTGGTTTGTGTGTTGTAATTGATGATGTTTCCGGTCGACAGCGGCCCGTTGGGTATGTAAATGGTTTTGTTGTCGGCTGTGGTTAGCGTTGTATAGAGAATACCGATGCTCTGAACGGTTCCCGCCAGGTTCTGCGCTTCAATGTAGTCGCCGCCTTTGAAAGGCTTGTTGAAGAGCAACATCACGCCTCCGGCAAAGTTGGCCAGGTTGTCTTTTACCGCCAAGCCAACCGCCAGGCCGGCCGAAGCAATCAATGCCGCCAGAGAGACGGTTTGTGTTCCGACTACGTTTATGATCAACATAACGAGCAGTACGAAGAGAAAGATATCGAGCAGGTTCTTTAGAAAACCTTTCAGGGCGATATCCATTTGCCGTCTCGACATGATCTTGTCTGCCAGTTTTCGGATTTTACCGATTATCCATTTCCCTACAAAAAAGATGAGGAGAGCTACCGCAAGTTTACCCAGGAAATCAATTCCCCACGTGAGGGATTGTTGTCCTAACTCCTCAAAGCGGCCATCTTTGATCATCTCGGCAACTTTTCCTCCGGTTTTTACTACTGCAGAATCGGCAGATACAAAAGTATTTAATAACATAGTTTATTTCTTTTAAATGCAATTGAGGGCGCAAAGTTACAAAAAATGAGCTAATTTTGTCGTTCATTTGATCGGGTAGTACAATGAAATATATTTTGAATTTTCTCTTTCTGCTGTTTTGCAGTTTTTCAATATCGGCCCAGACCGATACCTATAACGGATGGATCGACAAATCGGCAAAGTTTATCGAAAATAACCGACTCGACAGTGCTGCTGTTGCCTTGCAAAAAGCCATGAGGCTGGATCCGGCTAACGAAAATAATGCTGTGCTCCTGTTGAATCTGGGAATCCTGCAACGTCAGCTCAGGCAGACCGATGACGCTTATATTTCATTCACGGCATCCCTTGGGAACAACCCCGATCCGGTGTTGGTGCTTCATAACCGGGCTTCCCTTTTGTGCGACTTGGGCCGTTTTGATGAGGCGATGGAGGATTACAACTCCATTATTGATAAACAACCGTCAGACGTGGAGGCCTATTATCGTCGGGGATTGCTGTTCCTGGAAAAAAACGACCGGGAAAGTGCCGAAGCCGATTTCAGAACCTGCGAAAGCACGGACCCCGGCAACTTGTTCACCAAGCTCAGCAAAGCGTTGATCTTCAAGCTTGATGATAACTGGACAGAAGCCGAGAAAATTTATACCGATATTATTAACACAACTGTAAAACCGAGCTCGGCATATTACCTTAACAGGGCCGAATGTTACGTGAACACCGACCGGTTCTCGAAAGCCGCCGCAGACCTTCACGCTGTCGAAAGCGACGAAAAGGCAAATCCCTATTTTTATGTTTTACGCGGCCGGCTTCGGTTGGATCAGTTTGACAAGTTTGCCGCCAGAGTTGATTTCGAAAAGGCAAAAGAATTGGGATACGATGCGGAACTGGCCGATAAATGGATTGAGAGGGCCAGGTAATCCATCATTTTAATATTTTTTAAATTACCCGGATACCTCATTTTAATGAAATAGTGTTACATTTGCAACAATGTTGCATTTGTAAGATTATAGCATTATGACAGTCGAGAATATTTTACGCGATTACCATTTAAAAAGTACAACCTGTCGGAAGTTCATTCTCAATGAGTTGCTTCGAAGCCAGACGGCTCTGACTGAACACGAAATAAAAACTTCGTTTCCCGATCTTTTTGACCGTGTTACGTTTTATCGAACGCTCAAAACGTTGGAGGACGCCGGTGTTATCCACAAGATTGTTTTGCAGGACAACACAACCAGGTATGCCGTTTCCAAGAAACCTTTCCACGAACAAGATATTCATTCCCATTTTCATTGCTGCGTTTGCAACGAGGTCTTTTGTATTCAAAACAAAAGCCAGATAAACATAGAATTGCCGCAAGGGTTTGTTCAACACCGTGTTTCGATGATTGTAGAAGGTGTCTGTGCTGCCTGTAACTGATGTAACAACTTCCTCCTGAATGAAAAAAATTGTTCTGGCGATGACTTTCGCCTTAAGTTTTTTGTTGTCGTTTTCTCAGACTTACTCCCTGAAAGGGTATGTTTGCGATGCCTTGTCCAAGGAGCCGCTTCCCGGAGCGATAGTAGTGCTGGGGCCGAATGAAATTTACGCAGTTTCCGGCAGGGACGGGGCTTTTTCCGTTGATCTGCCCGGAAAAACCCCACATACCCTGGAGGTTCGTTTTACCGGATACGAGTTGCTGACGACGAGCATCATCCTGACTTCCGACACTGTGTTGCACTTCCACCTGGAAACAACCTCCTATTCGTTGAACGAAGTAGTCGTGCACGGGAAAAACGGACACGACCGCTTGTTGTCTGCCATCACTGCAAAAGAAATTGACAGGTCCTTTTTCATGAAAAACAATTCGGCCAGCTTTTCAAAATCCTTATCGAAGGTTGCCGGCGTTTCATCGATGGATATAGGGGCAAACGTGGCGAAGCCGGTTATCCGCGGATTGGGTTTCAACCGCATAGCAGTAGCAGACAAAGGGGTTGTTCAGCAAAATCAGCAATGGGGAGCCGATCACGGGCTTGACATTGACCAGTACGACGTGGATAAGGTGTTTATTCACAAAGGGCCCATGTCGCTTTTTTACGGCTCCGATGCCATTGGTGGTGTTATTGAGATCCTTCCGGTGGATGTCCCTTCGGAAAACATGGTTTGGGGGGATGTGTCCCTGATTGCCAAATCGAACAATAATCTGTCGGGAATAACGGCAATGACAAGCGTAAAAAGGGGAAGGTGGTTTTTTCGCGGACGCCTGACGGCACAACGCTTCGCTGATTATCGCGTTCCGGTCGATACGGTTACCTACCTGACGTGGAAACTGCCCCTTTATGGACGAAGAATGAAAAACACCGCCGGACAGGAACTAAACGCTGCTTTGTCGGCCAACTACAGCCAGGAAAACATCAGCTCGTGGACCCATATTTCCAATGTTTTCTCCAAAAACGGCTTTTTCCCCGGTTCACACGGTATCCCTGATCTGAAAAGGCTGACCCCCGACGGAAATTCTTTTAATATCGGGTATCCATACAGTACCTCCAATCATTTTAAAATCTCCAACGGGACAGAAATCGACTGGGACAATTCATCTTTGCACTTCGATATCGGTTTTCAGCAAAATAACCGTGCCGAATGGTCGAAGTTCCATACGCATTACGGCAACCAAGCTCCCCCACAAGTCAGCCCCGACCTGGAATTAAGTTTCTCGTTGCAAACATTGTCCGTCAACTCCCGGCTGTCTTTCGGCAAAGATTCGTTCTGGACAAAAACAGCAGGCATGTCGGTGGAAATCCAGCGAAACAGGGTGGGAGGGTATTCTTTTCTGATGCCTGACTTTGAAAGATATACCGCCGGAGCATATGCGGCAACCTCGTATAAGGTATCCCCGAAACTGATGCTTACCGGAGGGGTGCGTTTCGATTCCGGGAAATTGAATATTCGCGGTTTCTACGACGACACTTTGGCCGATTTCCTGCAACTTGGCGGATATGATGCTGATGATGTCTGGTATTACGCCCAGCGTGCCGATGCCTTAAGAAAGAATTTTCATTCGTTCTCCGGGGCGCTGGGGGCGGTCTATGACCCAAACCGACTGAGTTCACTAAAGATAAACATTGGACGAAGCTTCCGCTTTCCTACTGCCAATGAGTTGGCATCCAACGGGGTGCATCACGGAGCTTTCCGTCACGAGAAAGGAAACAACAGTTTGAAACCCGAAACCGGTTGGCAATATGACCTTGGTTATTCCCTCAAGAACCGGCGATTAAACCTCTCCATCAATCATTTTGCATCCTACTTCCCCAATTATATTTACCTGAACCCTACGGGGCAATGGTCGGTTTTGCCACATGCCGGACAGATTTACGAATATACCCAGTCCCGTGTGTTTCTGGCAGGTGGAGAGCTGGAAGCGGCCTATCGTTTTACCGAGAACCTTTTGTTGTCAGCCAATTGGGAATATGTTTACAACCGGAATATCGACAACGGTTATCCGTTGCCTTTTTCACCACCTGTGGATATGTTGTTGGCACTGATTTATTCCAATCACGGAAAGGGCCCGTTAATCCAGTATTCGGCCAGTCTGGAGAACCAAACCGTGTTCGCACAGAACCGTATTGCCAACAACGAGGAAAAAACGCCGGGGACGTCGTTGTTCAACTTGCTTTGCAGCATGAACTGGAAGGTGGGTGATTTCCGCTTTTTTACCGATTTTCAGGTGCAGAATATTTTCGACACCCCTTTTTATAATCACTTGAGTTATTACCGGAAGTTAAATATCCCCGAGCCGGGACGAAACATCCAGTTTATTTTGAAAATACCCTTTTAAATTAATCAAACAATGAAAAAAGTATTTTTTACAACAGTTTTAGCGATAAGCGCCTTTGTTTTCTTATCGTGTGAAAAAGAGTCGATTGACGCCGAAAGGCCTGTAATTAAATTAATTGCCCCTGAAGAAGAGGAAGGCATCAAGCCCGGATCCGATATTCACTTCGATGCGGTCTTAACGGACAATGTTGCCCTAAAGTCGTATAAAATCAATATACACGGAGCATTTGACGGGCACAGCCACAGTGCGGCAACACGTGCGGCCGGTGATGTTGTTGCTTTTGAAAAAACCTGGCTGGAAGCCGATTTTATTCAACTCGGAGACGAGCCTATTGCGGGAAAAAGAGAAGCCAGGCTTCATCACCACCACATGGTGATTCCCGCAGAAATTGACGGGAAGCCCATCCGGGAAGGACATTATCATTTTACAATCTATTGCACGGATGAGGCAGGAAATGAGTCTTTTATCGCTCGGGAAATTGAAATATCCTCCAGTGCCGAAGAGCATACGTACCATTAATAAGCGGTTTTTTAAAAAAGTAAGGAAGTGGGATCAATTCCCACTTTTTTTGTTTTATATTTGTAGAATCAATCATCGAATATCAAATTCATATAAGGGTGTTGAAATTTAATCCGGGAGAAACAGTTATTCTTTTCGTCCTGCTTTTCTTTTCGTCTTGCAATTTTTCAGGAGGGAGCGGGCAGGTGATGACGGTGAACGGGATAATCCCATCCAGCTCAGCGGGAGTATTTCTCACGCACGAGCATCTTCTGGTTGATTTTATCGGTGCTGACTCCCTATCCGCCGACAGGTGGAAGAGAGAAGAGGTCGTTCAAAAAATGTTGCCTTTTTTGCTGGAAGCGAAGGAGTCGGGTTGCCAGACCTTTGTGGATTGCACTCCCGATTATTTGGGGCGTGATGTCCTTCTGTTGCAGGAGCTGTCGAAATTATCGGGCGTTAATATTCTTACCAACACCGGATTTTACGGAGCCGTGGACAACAAGTTCGTCCCCCGGTTTGCTTTCGATGAAAGTGCCGGCCAGTTGGCCGAAAGATGGATAAACGAATGGGAACACGGAATAGACGGCACAACCGTTAAACCGGGGTTTATCAAAATCGGGGTCAATAGTACAAACTTATCGGGAATGAATACCAAGTTGATATCGGCTGCCGCCAAAACCCACCTTAAAACCGGATTGGTTATCGCATCCCATACGGGTCCGTCGTCTCTGGCATTTGAGCAACTCTCCGTTCTGAAAGAAGAAGGGGTGTCGCCCGACGCTTTTATCTGGGTACATGCGCAAGCTGAAAAGGATTCCGTAAAACGTGCGGAAGCAGCCCGTCTGGGTGCCTGGATAAGCTTGGACGGGCTGAACGAGGACAACATTCCGGATTACATCAAGATGATAACCGGGATGAAGAATGAAAATCTGTTGCATAAAGTACTTCTGTCGCACGATGCCGGCTGGTACGATCCGGCGAAGCCCGGCGGTGGCGAAGTCCGGGGATATACGGCTCTTTTCCGTGAACTTGTCCCTGCCTTGTTGAACAACGGTTTTACCCGTGAAGAAGTGCGGCTTTTGCTGGAGACAAATCCCGTGAAAGCTTTCGAAATAAAGGTCAGAAAAAACACGAATAACGAATCATTAAAAAATTTTAAGCAATGAAAACTACATGGATCTACCTGTTATCAATTCTTTTCCTTGTTTCCTGTGGAGCAACGCGCACGGCAAAAGTGAACGAATTGACCAACAAAGAAGAAAAACAAGGATGGACACTTTTATTTAACGGAAAAGATTTTACCGGATGGCGCCAGTATAACGGGAACAGTGTGCCTGAGAATTGGATCATCGAAGACGGTACCATGAAAGTGTTTACGGCCCCGAATGCACGTCCGGGGCAAGGGGTAGGAGGCGATCTGATTTACTTCGCCAGTAAATTCAAAAACTTTGAACTCTCCATTGACTGGAAGGCCGAAAAAGAGGCCAACTCCGGTATTTTCTACAACGTCCGCGAAGAAAAAGGGAGGGCCATTTACAGCTCGGCGCCCGAAGTCCAAATTCTGGATAACGAGAATGCTAGCGACAACAAAATAGACAGTCACCTCGCCGGATCGCTTTACGATATGCTGCCTGCGGATCCAAAGACCGTGAAC
This portion of the Petrimonas sulfuriphila genome encodes:
- a CDS encoding TonB-dependent receptor; the protein is MKKIVLAMTFALSFLLSFSQTYSLKGYVCDALSKEPLPGAIVVLGPNEIYAVSGRDGAFSVDLPGKTPHTLEVRFTGYELLTTSIILTSDTVLHFHLETTSYSLNEVVVHGKNGHDRLLSAITAKEIDRSFFMKNNSASFSKSLSKVAGVSSMDIGANVAKPVIRGLGFNRIAVADKGVVQQNQQWGADHGLDIDQYDVDKVFIHKGPMSLFYGSDAIGGVIEILPVDVPSENMVWGDVSLIAKSNNNLSGITAMTSVKRGRWFFRGRLTAQRFADYRVPVDTVTYLTWKLPLYGRRMKNTAGQELNAALSANYSQENISSWTHISNVFSKNGFFPGSHGIPDLKRLTPDGNSFNIGYPYSTSNHFKISNGTEIDWDNSSLHFDIGFQQNNRAEWSKFHTHYGNQAPPQVSPDLELSFSLQTLSVNSRLSFGKDSFWTKTAGMSVEIQRNRVGGYSFLMPDFERYTAGAYAATSYKVSPKLMLTGGVRFDSGKLNIRGFYDDTLADFLQLGGYDADDVWYYAQRADALRKNFHSFSGALGAVYDPNRLSSLKINIGRSFRFPTANELASNGVHHGAFRHEKGNNSLKPETGWQYDLGYSLKNRRLNLSINHFASYFPNYIYLNPTGQWSVLPHAGQIYEYTQSRVFLAGGELEAAYRFTENLLLSANWEYVYNRNIDNGYPLPFSPPVDMLLALIYSNHGKGPLIQYSASLENQTVFAQNRIANNEEKTPGTSLFNLLCSMNWKVGDFRFFTDFQVQNIFDTPFYNHLSYYRKLNIPEPGRNIQFILKIPF
- a CDS encoding DUF4625 domain-containing protein, which encodes MKKVFFTTVLAISAFVFLSCEKESIDAERPVIKLIAPEEEEGIKPGSDIHFDAVLTDNVALKSYKINIHGAFDGHSHSAATRAAGDVVAFEKTWLEADFIQLGDEPIAGKREARLHHHHMVIPAEIDGKPIREGHYHFTIYCTDEAGNESFIAREIEISSSAEEHTYH
- a CDS encoding DUF1080 domain-containing protein, which translates into the protein MKTTWIYLLSILFLVSCGATRTAKVNELTNKEEKQGWTLLFNGKDFTGWRQYNGNSVPENWIIEDGTMKVFTAPNARPGQGVGGDLIYFASKFKNFELSIDWKAEKEANSGIFYNVREEKGRAIYSSAPEVQILDNENASDNKIDSHLAGSLYDMLPADPKTVNPYGEWNTIVIRVDNGKVTHTQNGVKVVEYTLWTKDWDRMVENSKFKSFPGFQEGVSREGYIGLQDHGYAIWFRNVKIREL